The Panicum hallii strain FIL2 chromosome 9, PHallii_v3.1, whole genome shotgun sequence genome has a window encoding:
- the LOC112878168 gene encoding UDP-glycosyltransferase 73C5-like yields MTCQGQAAAPLGLGDADDGAGGTKAAAHFVFVPLNERGHLIPAVDTALLLATHGAVCTIVGPPSTTSKVRQTVESAQQSGLPVRLVDFPLDYAAAGLPEGADDADRIEPMYMMNYYRAVALLRAPIERYLRAHDPYPTCVVNDVFNPWATELAAGLGVPRLSFFSICAFTILCQHNLERFHAYDGVEDSNAPVVVPGLERKVVVTRAQAPGFLRGIPIPEWVELADYIERARAEADGVIVNTVLEMEPEYVAAYAEARGMKVWTVGPVSLYHHGAATLASRGDRAPAIGAAECLRWLDGKEPGSVVYVSFGSIAQASPKQLVELGLGLEASGHPFIWVVRNAGGYDETVRAFLGELEARVAGRGLLVRGWAPQAAILSHAAVGGFVSHCGWNSTLEAIAAGLPLVTWPHFTDQFLNEKMAVEVLDIGVSVGVKEPLMFQARNEILVGRGVVEKAVRDIMGGGEEAERRRQRARELAAKARAAVQEGGSSHANLLDLVKRFEKGASRAA; encoded by the coding sequence ATGACTTGCCAAGGACAAGCAGCGGCGCCCCTCGGCCTGGGAGACGCGGACGATGGCGCCGGCGGCACGAAGGCCGCGGCACACTTCGTGTTCGTCCCGCTCAACGAGCGCGGCCACCTGATCCCAGCCGTCGACACCGCGCTGCTGCTGGCCACCCACGGCGCGGTCTGCACCATTGTCGGGCCCCCGTCAACGACCTCGAAGGTGCGCCAGACCGTCGAGTCCGCCCAGCAGTCCGGGTTGCCGGTCCGGCTCGTCGACTTTCCCCTCGACTACGCCGCGGCCGGCTTGCCGGAAGGGGCGGACGACGCGGACCGCATTGAGCCCATGTACATGATGAACTACTACCGCGCGGTGGCGCTCCTCCGCGCGCCGATCGAGCGCTACCTCCGCGCGCACGACCCGTACCCAACCTGCGTCGTCAACGACGTCTTCAACCCCTGGGCCACGGAGCTGGCCGCCGGTCTCGGGGTCCCGCGGCTCAGCTTCTTCAGCATCTGCGCCTTCACCATCCTGTGCCAGCACAACCTCGAGAGGTTCCACGCGTACGACGGCGTCGAGGACAGCAACGCGCCGGTCGTCGTGCCGGGCCTCGAGAGGAAGGTCGTGGTGACGAGGGCGCAGGCGCCGGGCTTCCTCCGCGGGATCCCGATCCCCGAGTGGGTGGAGCTGGCGGACTACAtcgagcgcgcgcgcgccgaGGCCGACGGCGTCATCGTGAACACGGTCCTGGAGATGGAGCCGGAGTACGTCGCCGCCTACGCGGAGGCTCGGGGGATGAAGGTCTGGACCGTCGGTCCGGTGTCGTTGTACCATCACGGCGCCGCGACGCTGGCGTCGAGGGGGGACCGCGCCCCCGCCATCGGCGCCGCGGAGTgcctccggtggctcgacggcAAGGAGCCCGGCTCCGTCGTGTACGTCAGCTTCGGGAGCATCGCGCAGGCGAGCCCGAAGCAGCTCGTCGAGCTCGGCCTCGGGCTGGAGGCGTCGGGCCACCCCTTCATCTGGGTGGTCCGGAACGCCGGCGGGTACGACGAGACGGTGCGCGCCTTCCTGGGGGAGCTGGAGGCGCGCGTCGCGGGGCGCGGCCTGCTCGTCAGGGGGTGGGCGCCCCAGGCGGCGATCCTGTCCCACGCCGCGGTGGGCGGGTTCGTGTCGCACTGCGGGTGGAACTCGACGCTGGAGGCCATCGCGGCCGGGCTGCCGCTGGTGACGTGGCCGCACTTCACGGACCAGTTCCTGAACGAGAAGATGGCCGTGGAGGTGCTGGACATCGGCGTCAGCGTCGGGGTCAAGGAGCCCTTGATGTTCCAGGCCAGGAACGAGATTCTGGTGGGGCGGGGCGTGGTGGAGAAGGCCGTGAGGGACATCatgggcggcggggaggaggccgAGAGGAGGCGGCAGAGGGCGCGCGAGCTCGCCGCCAAGGCGAGGGCGGCCGTGCAGGAGGGCGGGTCGTCGCACGCCAACCTGCTGGATCTGGTCAAGCGTTTCGAGAAGGGCGCCAGCCGCGCCGCGTGA